In Brassica napus cultivar Da-Ae chromosome A3, Da-Ae, whole genome shotgun sequence, the sequence TTGAAAGATTGTGTCATTTTGGTTTGTATGATTGAAAGGTTATGTCTTTTTTGGTTGTAATGCGTTTCATTGGATTAGAAATGGTTATAGAAATGGCTGATCATCATTTGGTTGGGTTCTTCATTACAAGATTAAACTTGCTTAGTTGTGTCTTTTTGGTTTGTAGTATTGAAAGGTTATGTCTTTTTGATCGTAATGAATTGTTATATGATTGCCTTTGATTTGATTAGAAATGGTTGTAGAAACGTTATGTCGTTGTTTCTTGAGCTTGGTTCTTACAGTTACGACTTTCACATTGGTTTTGGCAGGGTTAAGTTGCCATCTGGATCGAAGAAGATTGTCCCAAGTGGATGCAGGGCCATGATTGGTCAAGTTGCTGGAGGTGGAAGGACAGAGAAGCCAATGCTCAAGGCGGGTAACGCGTACCACAAGTACCGTGTGAAGAGAAACTGCTGGCCTAAGGTTCGTGGTGTGGCTATGAACCCTGTGGAGCATCCTCACGGAGGAGGTAACCATCAGCATATTGGTCACGCCAGTACTGTTCGTCGTGATGCACCCCCTGGGCAGAAGGTTGGTCTTATTGCTGCAAGGAGAACTGGTCGTCTCAGAGGTCAAGCTGCTGCTCTTGCTTCCAAGCAAGAATAAGGAGAGAAAGCTTCAAGATGATGAAATTGTTCACttttgtttttgggtttttgcTGAGACCTTGTTTTGAAACCTTAAGACTTGCTATAATGTTATTTGAGACCTTTCTCTATCAATTAGAATCTATGTTTTCAGAGTTTAACTTTTGCACTATTGTGCATTTGAAAGTTAAGTGTCTTCTGTTTGAATTCTCTCTCATTCAAGAAAACTAATTCTCCATGCTTTGGAACTCGTCACTTTCTCTTTTTGTCTAAGGAGATGTAGTTTGAAAGGAGCTTTTTAATCTTTTCTACTTCCTTGGTTCAAGTTGTGTTTGTTGTTGGGCTCTTTGTTTACTTGTATACAGATTGGCTTTCTGTAATTTATGATGTAGCCTTTGCACGGTTTTAGTTATATGCagcgactttttttttttggtaaaacatgATCCGGTCAACAGTTTAACTGTTTACCTTTTTCCCCGTAGTAAATAGTACTTACtccgttttgtttttttagtgGTTTTAGGGATTTTGTTTTATCTACCCtttgaatttaaaattatttttccagTCAATCATTTTAAGTTTCAGAGCAATCTACGTTTTACAAAACATGCCATTTTTAGTCAACTGAAAATTTAATAATGTAAATtcagtaaatataaaatttcagcATCGTCCACTATATAATCCACTTGTCATTCGGCGAAACTCATTcattaaaatatgaagaatgAAAAGACCAAAGAGAAAGCAGAGACCAAAGATCTTCTGTTCCAACGTTCCTCTCCGGTTCGGTGTAATCTGACCGGTTCTGCCTCCAGCGTCGCATCCTTCATGTGGTGGTCGTCTGGTTTTTGTCTCCGGCGACGGACGGTCGGCATACCTCTGCGTTACTTACACCTCCTTAGGTGATAACGGCGGATATGGGTAGCTAGAATCCGACTATAATTGATTTTCTCAGGTTTTCCGTTTGGTGGAAAGCTTTGGTTTTTAGGTGTGGTTTGAAGAATCTGGATGAGCTCTCGAATTGGTTCGATGGATGCTCTCAGGTGAAAAGGAATCAGGTGATGAAGGTGGTTTGGCTTCAATCTGGTGGAGTTTGTGGTTGTGAAACTGTTCCCGGCAGGTTCCGGTGGTTGCCGTGTTTTGTCCGGCGATGATTTCCAATTTGGTGAAGGCGGTGGAGTCTTTGCGTAACACGTGTTTTTTGCTCTCAATCGATTGAACACGTGGGGAAGACGTGTTTCCGTCTTGTTTCCTCTGATGTGGGTTGTTCTTGGATCCTTGGTGGGCTTTTGTTTGCTTTGGTTTATTTTGTGGGCTTAGTTACTTTTGTCTTATTCCCTGTGTGGTGGGCTTTCTATGTATTTTGTAAAAACTTtggttaataaataatattagaaggcaaaaaaaaaaaaaaaagcagagacCAAAGATGAAGATGATTAGTATTTGACtccataatttattataaaatttataaatcttatttaccCGTATGTTCTCAAATCAATATATAGTGTGTGATTGTATAGCGTAACACACAAAGGTGAAAAACTAATTACTCCAGTTTACTCTTAAAAGTTGCCAATCAGGTGGAATTTAATTTCCTCCCATTTACTCTTATTACTGTTTCAGAAGAGAGAAACATACACTAGATGTTACTTTAGATATAATGAGagtaacaacattttttttccttttccctctctttctcattattttttaattttttttcctctttccGCTTATTTTATGTTACTCCACTTTCAACCATTTTATTTCCTCTATGCTATAATTTCTCAGTCACAACCATATAGTTGACTAAAGGAATAACTGAACATTAAAATACTTCTGTGAAATCATGATGGTGTTAAATGGCTGAGACTAGAATAAATTAGAATTAGTAACATTTGACTAATTAATAAAAGATTGGGAATAGTAATCTAAAATAAGTGCACACGTTATTTTAAggacaaagaaaaacaaaatagacatTATGTTAACTGCCTTAATCCATGTGAAATCTTGTTAAACGACTTAAAAAACAAACGGAGGGAATAAAAAACATGATTCGATATTTTGCTCTTAGAACATTTTTATTAGGAAATTTCACAAttttaaagaagaaaattatagaaaaaggTGAGAAAGAGTTTGACAATCTTACTCAAAAAGTTTGGGCTATAtcacatttaaatttaatctatactttagattttttatcaaatcttccaacttaaaaaaaactGCATCATTACAATTGGTATCATTGGTAATTTAGTTTACTCTCGTTTGACCATACACACACAAACCTTTGTCATTttacttttattgttttaatgtgtTCTGAAAATTTGATTGAAAGACGACAACGTGTACAAACCAACGATTCCTATTGTTTGCGTCAAGTTCCCATTGGTCAAGATTCTGAGATacttttcatattattttgcccaaaagagagagagtagaCTAGAAGTGGTCCGTGGGTCTAATGTAGTCAGGGGCGGacctagaaaataatttaacatgaggcactatatatataaataaatatcaattataaatattctaatgtatttttaattacattaatctttaaaattttgtatttattttaaaacgatttaaataaaaatgataaacatTTGTATAATATTGAATATCTTtaagtaatattacaaaattatatattatgtacaaTTTTACTGTAAAAAGCATATTTATTGTAgttgttattttaatttaagttttgaaaaaatatttactttaatttaagtttgataaaaaaaattgttaatgtaaaacttaaataaattgacttttattttagaaaagggTAAAAATCTAATCTTAAAGAAAAGGAGTAGaagattttattttctactagtaacaaagaaacaaaggagaacaaaaaaaagaaacaaaggagAAATAACAAATCTTTATGAACgggtaaatataatataataaatgtgtTAAAAAAATCTGGAAATTAAAAACAAGCCTACGGCTCGTCACGAGTTATATGGGGCACTGTTCAATCATTTAATCAAAAGAGATGGTAATTTTCATCTGTGTCCCCTTTTCTACaagaatttttataaattagacTGTGGCACGTGCCACACCTCCTATAGGTGTGGGTCCGCCCCTGAATGTAGTCGCATGTTTAGGTATATTCAAACCATACCACACACGTGTTAACATGTCTATATCGAAGTTCTTGCTTGAACTAAACTGCAAAAAGCAACAAGTTATATGAGATTTTGGTAATGTCTGCAAAAAATATGTTCTTAATCATCAAAAAACCAtccaaaatatatgtaaattattgcgtactatatatattaagaaacaaattataGTTTCATCACAAAAATATGTTATAGATACTTTTGAGTagtagtgtttcaaaaaaaaaagatccttGTGGGTAGTGTCAATATTGTTCAATTCGAAGTTCGAACTGTGGCTTGTATATATGAAGAACTTATTAAAGGTGTGAAAAGCAACACCATAAATTTCAGGGAAACGAAGAATTCAGTGAATTATATATACTCTTTGAGaagtaacaaaaaaagaaaattaatcatTAGTTTGAGTAAAAGTGTGCAATTGTTCCTAATCATATTCATACTGGCCGTCTAAATGTAAGCCGTCTTTGTCGCCACctataaaattatacaaaataatggACACATCTTTAGGAAAAAGAAGACATAAGAATGCAAAATGCAAAATGCAAAGTAAGAAAGGATTGCATAGAAGACATGAGAGTGATTTAGCTGGCCCACTCTAAGTATGAAATGGACAAATCAGAAGCTTTGTCTTTCTTTCAATCACATCCCTCCATTTCAAAAGCTACCATCAAGTAAATCTCCattgtttttttggttataatCCATTGCTAAGATTTTGGCATCACTTTTTACGATAatctataactatatatatatttatttacaagaAATTATCCAGTTTTGTTTAGAGTAACTAGATGTGTTGAAGATTCTTCCAAGATACTATTAGTTGCATTTGTCTATATGTATCATATCTAGGTTAAACTCCATCCAAGAAATAtcagttttaacttttaagcaAATTGGACTTTATGAAATTATCGTAGACCAGAGATACCGAGATCGATCCAATTTGATGGTTCCTTCGACTTACTTTTATCTAGCTTGTGAATGGAAACTGCTTCTAATTGTAAAACTTGCATAGTTTAAATGAGACGGTAAATAAACTCTTGAGTATTAAGCCAACTATTCAATCAAAATGTTTCCACGTATAATCTAAGCTAGATAATGTATACAGTTATTCTTTGGCAttatacaaaaaacaaaaatgatttaAGATAAGgattatttaatttgataaGAACCAAAGCTTCGCTTAGCGCcgtttaattaaacaaaaatgaataaaataatgaacaaaaattcagttgaagaaataataaaatagaaatataagaatttatgtttaatttactCCTCATTGAAATTGGAAGATGAATTTTttcttcataatttttttcatctttaaaGAAATGAGAGAAATAGAATGAGACTCATGTGTCTGTAATTTGACAAAAATTCAACAGTATAAAAGTTGAGGAAAACCTAAAATGAAATTTACATTGAAATTGTGGAAAAAGCAAGAAACGGGTAAGGGCTCTTGAAACGACGACAAAGCATGCCCAACGGACTACCCATCTTGTACACCGCACGCTCGACAAACTCATGAGCCCACTTTGGGCCAAcactttgtttttatttctttactcctatcattaattaattattttatctatCTAACTAGCTCTCTCAAGAAATAACCAATTCTATGAAATTTAATGTTAGTACAGATATTGATCTGTAAACGTGTTATTTTCTACATGTATCTATGTAATTAGTTAAACTTACATACTATTATATATGAGATTCTCTTTGTATACTTGTAAATAGTCtatcttaattaattaattaatgaatactcctataatttttattataccaAAAATTAGAATACAATAACTTAAACAAGCCCATTGAGAAACTacactaaaaaaaaatccctgCGGTGTTCTTTTAGTTTGATAGTCAAATCATACACATGTAGATCagaaccctttttttttttggttcaaagtAGATCAGAACCCTAAAAACCTGGTTATAGCAACATTAACACACAAAGTCATTGTGATTACTCCTTTCATAGCCCAGTTATTTTCACGACAAGTATATATAATATCGatataataagaaaaagaaattttttaaaaatatttatatatgttattttatatcaatttattctACCTATATAGAAAACGTTACGCACCATACTATATcattatcttttatcaaacaTGCAATTATGCAAATCCCTATATTAAGTCATAGTCCAAACTCGTACACAAGAACCCACTGATGAACctgttctcttcttctctattcCTCAATAACGACGATGAAGGCATCTCTATACCACTGTTATTGCTTTCTTCGTTATTGCATTGACCAGTTTTGTTGGTGTCGTCTTCTTGATGAACTCCGAAATCTGGAACTCCATCTTCTTGGCTCATAAGTTGAGAAGCAACAAATTTATCGAGTGCTCTCCAATCCGTTGTCATCACTGatactttcttcttcttatctttACTTTTGCTACTTATTAGCTCGTCGAAATTCTCATCATCTTCTGTTAGTGGTCTTTTGTATTTATTATGATTCTTCTCCAGTGATGTTATCGACGTTGAGCTCACTGGCCTCTTCATAAGAGGAAATGAAGGGCTTTCTAGCTGCGGAAGTTGAATGAATTGATCACAGTCAATGAAGTTTAAACCGATATCTGACCCTCCTAGTTCTTGCTTGAACATAAAATCTTGTGcaaaaatgttttgtttctgCTTAGATACGTAATTGAGAGGCTCCATACTCGAGCCAACTCCGCTCGGTAATTGGTCGTAAAAGTAACCTGATCTCCAAGTTTCCGTGTTCCTGGCTTGCCCGGTCGTTGGTTTTTTCTTGAAAGCTCTACAAACGACCCACCCTTCTTCCTACAATACGTACACAATCATCATAAGGAATGGTTTAATTATCATATTGGTGTAAATAAGCCTAACCAATAGTACAATaccaaacaaaaagaataataatcaTGCTTATATGTGTAGTGAGACACAATAAAAGCACGCGTTTAAAGTTTGAGAACACAaggaagaaagctaccattagCATATATAGGTTACATACTCATTTGcaagatatattaatattattggaTGAACTATAGAGAcacatatgtttttattattaaaaaaatattgaacttCAACAATATAACTCCAGTACTAGTATTATAGTGTTAAGAATCACAAGAGAGACTCATAAGCATAAACATGCTTCTAAACTTTTAAGACGTTCAAGACTTTAAGcacttataaataaatattattcacATAAACAGTGATATATAGGAATGATCTTTGGTCGACATATATGGAACTGAAGTTTTAGTACAgtctttttactttttgttttgtgATAAAAGGTGTAACATTTTGCATGTCTTAATTAAAGATGCTTGACTTTTACCTAAAGGTTTAAATGTGTCTCATAAAAGAGCTTAATGAGACCCCAAAAATGGTCTACAAGCCCCACGAAAAAAAAGTTCCATATAATTTCCCCTAATAAACTGGAAACGCTATATTGAATATGTCGTACGCATAACACAATAATCCTATCTATTTCGAAAATATCATCcagaaaaatatagaatacCTGAGGAGGCGCATTCTCATCTGACTCTAGCCGGTATTCATGCATGATCCAATCAGTTTTTTGGCCATTAGGGGCTCTTCCTTTGTAGAATACAAGTGTTTTCCTCATACCCATCAATTTTGACTTCTCATAGACAGCCTTGTCTCGACCTGTGGCCTTCCAAAAACCAGCCATGGTTGCTCTGTTTGTCCGTGTTCCTGTTGGATATTTCTTATCTTTGTGGCTGAAGAAATACCATTCATTTCGTTCCTCGTATCCGATTCGGCATCTTTCtatcatatataaaacaaatgttTATCAGATCTAGGCATTCACATTgtcatattaagaaaataaacccTGAATTATATCTAAAATGTGGAACCTTGTAAATCCCATGGTTCGATTCTATAGAGATCAATATCTCTAATGACATCAAGATCGATCTTTTGTGATGCCACTTTCTTCCTCAAATAGTAACCAACGAGCTCTTCATCTGTTGGATGGAACCTGAATCCCGGAGGAACACTACATGACTGATCCACTGATTCCATTATTTCTGCACAACATGGTTCAACaccaaaataaaatgatcaTCACTATATTAATGTTGTGTATGCATGCTTCTGTTATATCACAAAGTGTTGGGGTTCATATATGTTCAGAGagaattagaaaaaaacaagaatgaAAGTTTGAAAGATAACCATATAACTCAATGGTTAGTTTCAACTTCATTACCATTTTCCATAGATAAAAATTTACATGTACTAAGAAAAGGTACAAGATTAATATTTTGATGTATCTTAAAAGGTGATCAGAAGGTGGCGCAGAAACATGAAAGTTCGGTTTAAAAGTTGAGAGTCGATAAAAAAAGGTTTAAAAGTTGAGAATATATGATAAAGATGACATGCATGAGAGCTTATGTGAGGTTGAAAGAGAACGGACAAACGCAGAGTCTTGTACTAATTATGTTTTCCTGTTTCAACGTGATTTGTGAATAAATAGTGGCAAAATGATCATATGTGTATCGAAAAACtgattttttctctctttttgaaCATTATTTCATGTGTGCGCTAATAAACTGATGAtcgaatgttaaatttaaacAAACCAACCTATCCAACtacatatattatacatattattttcaGCCTTGTGGAATACAAACAAAAGCAGCTTTTTCcaaatttataacaaaaaatccTCTGAGCAAAAAACTGTGGAAAGGTTTCAAAGTCTGTCTGTTTTATCTTCAATTCGGAAAGCTTTAAGTACGCAACTATACAACTACAACACACACAgatatatatgcatatacaaATACATATCAGCGTCAGTTACAAATTATCAAAAGGgtttccataaaaaaaaagagaaaataatacGGGTGTTGCGTATAGAAACATAATTAGCAAGAGTTACTTAGAgctgataaataaaaatacctGAAGTTTTACTATGgagatataaaatatttttcagtaAATAAGATCGACAGATTAAACATGCATATTAGGCAACACGTCAAGTTAAAGGActaaaggatatatagaaaaggCGTGCAATGAGATCAATGTTTTAGTGAACAAAACATCATAAACACACACATATGCGTAAGTTGAGACGACGGAAATTGACTGTATGGATTTTGAATTCCCTTGTAAATCAGCTTTACCTTTTCTTTGATTTGTGGAATATTTATACACacagatatataaatatatgtgtgTCAAATGTTATCTACTCGTTTCTAAGCAAGGAAAACGAGGGAtgtcgaggaagaagaaggagattaGACAGATATTGATGTGTAGATGATGATCATCGATAGAGAGATGATATTTACTGGTTTGGTTATACTTCGGGGAATatgaagtgagagagagagagagtggtaGTGAGAGATTGATGATTTGGTGAAATATAAAAGGTATAGAGAGTGTGGACCTCTCAATTGCGCGTGGCATTCTCCATGTCCCCATTTGCGTATGTCACCCTCCTGGCCTCCTCGCCCGCTTCTTTTTAcattctttatattattatttttaacacaTTTCTTTAATTCTATAGATACATGACTTAATAAAACGGACCTAGAGATATCAAAACTATTACTTCTGATGTTTTTGATTGATGCAGTACTAAATATAgagttacatataaattttcaagaAAGCTAAAAAACACTACGTTTGCAAGATTTTTGCATATTCTTGGGGACTACACATAGACATACGATTAGTAAATTATCCACTTCAATCAAATGATGGTGCCGTGTTCAACATTTTATTGGtcgaaactaaaatttaattttctctatgtagtttttaatcattatatatatatatgatatatctaaattaatgtcatgagaaagcaaaaaaaaaaactagaaaatgcATCTTTAGAGGTTAATATACATTGCACCTAGCTATAAAAATTCACCAAATTCTGACATTCTTTTAGCATAGGGCACAATTGACTATATggactctttttcttttcaaatcgAGTTGCGACTGCTATGTAAATTGTCTAATTTCTATAAAactaatatacaaatattaccaATGAGATCATGAGTTTAAATGTTGCAAACATTTCTGACATTCTGGAACTTGCCACGCTGGCACAACAGAGAATGTCACTTTGCCACGTGGGAGAGATTAAACAAACCTCCCGCTTCACATGCTTGTGAGCTTTTGTAAAGGGTAGAATCGTTTTTAAAGACTTCTCTAGTGACGGTCTTCAAATCTCCAATGATTTATCGACAAGAACCAACGAGAAGGGAGTGAAATCGAACAGAAGCCATCACGCGGCGGCTATTGGTTGGCTGTTGAGCTATTGTCTTTACGTAGAAGATAAATAAAGCTAGTACCAATATATACATATtggacaaaacaaaaataaagttaaaatctTATTTTGGTACCAAAAATGATTTGATATATTCCAAGAGCGTCATTCTAACATAAAAATACTTGTGTACATATAATTATATCCCtggaaaaatcaataaaatatcaaatttgttATATACAGTATGCATATGTTCTGATTTGAAACggttaattaaagttttttgATTGACCATTACTGACCAATCTACTTATCTTGTTGAACAAGATATATTTAGTGTAGCTTATGGTgtaacttttatgtttttggtagAATGTCACCCATATCCATATATAGACATGAACAAGACTAAACATGAATTAGTGGAGAGCTTGCAAACGACATGCCACCAAAACAACATACAGAAACATATAACAAATTAAGTttgaaaaaacatataacaagtAACAAAGTGAAACAATCTGGTCCTAAATGAAATGCTTTGGACCTATGTCATCATATACAATTTCATTAAACGTGTTTAGGCATAACTTGTTGAGCTTGAAATGTGCACTTATTGCCGTTTTTTTGACGTTGACTCTTGATTCTTTCTCCATCATATTAACCaacaaaaatgtatattttaaaaatatatacatcttGCTTTACTGATGTTAACAAGTTGATAAATGATCAGTAAATAAGAGTTCATAAGTAAAGAGATgacgaaaatattaattttctaaGTTAATTAAGTCTTTTCATACATtcttgaaaatgaaaattaaatatcaCATAAATCCAAAATTATTCTCCAGTATATTAGTATATATCTACTTATTTTGGGTTATAGATGAACTGATTATGATTTAAAGTTACAGAAGGTAGTGGTAATTATGATTTGATAAGTTCCCAAGAATCAATAAGTGGCTTTAGGTTTAAGGTGatacttttcttttgtcttcttgtGTCGACGGCTACTGAAAAAATAACTACAAGGTACTTTGTAAGTGTCAATAGATGAGAGGTAAAAGAGTATGAGGGAAGAAGAGATGTCCACGTAGGACGGTGGTGGGTCGGCCGACCGTCACTAATCAAGCGGCGGAACTAATCATCCCTATGTGGGTCCCATCGACCTTTCTCTGAGCTTTTGGCCGGTGAATGAACTCCTTGCCATTTAAGACTTAACTATGATATTGTATGGGCTGgaatatggatttagaacgggAATATgttgtttgaatatttatttgtatattggCAAATTTTGCCTTTGGATAACTATCACTGGAAACAAGATAACTAACTACATTTTATAAGCTTAAATAAACAAGTCGATATTCTAAATCGCCGTCACATGCACTTAGCTATATGTGATAATGATAAATATATCTACTGCCAGTTTTGagaaaatagtttatatatctTAGTTGTTAGTTTAAGATCGACATGATGATCAGATTCACTAGAACTAATTAACAAAggcaaataaaacataaaccaaTTTTTAACAAAACTTCTTTTAACCTATCCAGGAAAACTAAAACAATTGTATACTTATCTATATAGGTTCACTAAACATTTTGAACTTGTAAATAGCTCTTTCTAATCACACAACAATCTTGAG encodes:
- the LOC106377933 gene encoding NAC domain-containing protein 76-like; this translates as MESVDQSCSVPPGFRFHPTDEELVGYYLRKKVASQKIDLDVIRDIDLYRIEPWDLQERCRIGYEERNEWYFFSHKDKKYPTGTRTNRATMAGFWKATGRDKAVYEKSKLMGMRKTLVFYKGRAPNGQKTDWIMHEYRLESDENAPPQEEGWVVCRAFKKKPTTGQARNTETWRSGYFYDQLPSGVGSSMEPLNYVSKQKQNIFAQDFMFKQELGGSDIGLNFIDCDQFIQLPQLESPSFPLMKRPVSSTSITSLEKNHNKYKRPLTEDDENFDELISSKSKDKKKKVSVMTTDWRALDKFVASQLMSQEDGVPDFGVHQEDDTNKTGQCNNEESNNSGIEMPSSSLLRNREEENRFISGFLCTSLDYDLI